One region of Mesobacillus boroniphilus genomic DNA includes:
- a CDS encoding AAA family ATPase → MEIVNKLEQLKEEIRKNVVGRDHEVEMMVIALLNNGHILMESVPGTGKTLLAKTFARTISGHFSRIQFTPDVLPSDITGIQFFNPKLQEFELKPGPIVTNILLADEINRATPRTQSSLLEAMEEHQVTIDGHSISLKSPFLVIATQNPVESQQGTFQLPVAQMDRFFIKLALGYPEINEEREMIKKHRFGTVVSEVNSVISEEDINSLKQELRNVKLTKVVEEYLLQITRKTRKHSSIELGISPRGTLALVKAAQGRALIKGRSYVVPNDVKEMAPFVLGHRIYLSAEASLTLTPEKVIEDLLESIPLPVEFEV, encoded by the coding sequence ATGGAAATAGTAAACAAACTAGAGCAGCTAAAAGAAGAAATTAGGAAAAATGTGGTTGGGCGTGATCATGAGGTAGAGATGATGGTCATAGCTCTATTGAATAATGGCCATATTCTCATGGAAAGCGTGCCAGGAACGGGGAAAACATTGCTTGCTAAAACATTTGCCAGGACGATAAGCGGTCATTTCTCAAGAATCCAATTCACACCGGACGTTTTGCCTAGTGATATTACAGGGATCCAGTTTTTTAATCCAAAACTTCAGGAGTTCGAATTAAAACCGGGTCCAATTGTCACCAATATTCTTCTGGCAGATGAAATCAACCGTGCAACACCAAGAACCCAGTCAAGCCTGCTGGAGGCAATGGAGGAACATCAGGTAACCATCGATGGCCATTCGATTTCCTTAAAATCGCCTTTCCTCGTTATTGCAACCCAGAATCCTGTAGAATCACAGCAGGGGACATTCCAGCTTCCGGTCGCACAGATGGACCGTTTCTTTATTAAGTTGGCTCTTGGGTATCCAGAAATAAATGAAGAGAGGGAAATGATAAAAAAACATAGATTTGGAACTGTAGTGTCAGAAGTCAACTCCGTTATAAGCGAAGAGGATATCAATTCTTTAAAGCAGGAACTCAGGAATGTGAAGTTAACTAAAGTGGTTGAAGAGTATCTATTGCAAATCACCCGGAAAACAAGGAAACATTCTTCAATAGAATTAGGGATTAGTCCTAGGGGAACGCTTGCTTTAGTGAAGGCTGCACAAGGAAGAGCCCTCATAAAAGGGCGTAGCTATGTTGTTCCAAATGATGTGAAAGAGATGGCCCCCTTCGTGTTAGGACACAGGATTTATTTGTCTGCGGAGGCTTCGCTGACATTGACACCAGAAAAAGTAATTGAGGATTTGCTGGAATCCATTCCGCTTCCGGTAGAATTCGAGGTTTAA
- a CDS encoding DUF58 domain-containing protein: MQWKKIVIEDRFLSILAFLGILLLIASFYMNSLLMFGTGLMIIFIAAGNSYYLKHIGEGLFFDNDRKRNRFFIGDKGEWCLQFLNQGLPIMKGNLSIYFDNAVVPVSGEYHIHSSRVDVSLPFSLGQKEKININIPFVAEKRGSSKIRKMELHIPHFFGFGDTILEFTDVINIEALVYPRAISVRNIDKHKSVKPGHSPSFFSVFEDNMGPIGTRDYLPTDSFNRIDWNASARKMTLQTKEYERINEAGAVLFINVTDGYSVTSNLEFLMSSTAEMAYFFHGRNIPFSLCMNIRSAGFTPFTYLPLGSGKDHLQKLLDLLAIADFHSPTIPHEQLLFFYKLHLPIAPTMIHAGIRTKGADGYIQEWIREGVQVFELQIDNEHAFLEPMKIMLKDVAGK, from the coding sequence ATGCAATGGAAAAAAATCGTCATTGAGGACCGCTTTCTATCCATATTGGCCTTTCTAGGTATCCTATTACTGATTGCGAGTTTTTACATGAATTCCTTGCTGATGTTTGGAACTGGCCTGATGATCATTTTTATTGCAGCTGGGAATTCCTACTATCTGAAACATATTGGTGAAGGCTTGTTTTTCGATAATGACCGTAAGCGTAATCGGTTTTTCATCGGAGACAAAGGGGAGTGGTGCCTTCAGTTTCTCAATCAAGGCCTTCCAATTATGAAAGGCAATCTCTCCATCTATTTTGATAATGCGGTTGTCCCGGTTTCTGGCGAGTATCATATTCATTCTTCAAGAGTTGATGTCAGCCTGCCGTTCTCGTTGGGACAAAAAGAAAAAATCAACATCAATATTCCTTTTGTCGCTGAAAAGCGAGGATCATCAAAAATAAGAAAAATGGAGCTCCATATCCCGCATTTCTTTGGATTCGGAGATACGATTCTTGAGTTTACAGACGTTATCAATATAGAGGCATTAGTCTATCCAAGGGCTATTTCAGTGCGTAATATCGATAAACATAAGTCAGTTAAGCCTGGCCACAGCCCGTCCTTTTTCTCTGTGTTTGAAGATAATATGGGGCCAATCGGAACAAGAGATTATCTGCCGACAGACAGCTTCAACAGGATCGACTGGAATGCAAGTGCAAGGAAAATGACCTTGCAGACGAAGGAATATGAACGGATCAATGAGGCAGGTGCTGTTTTGTTCATTAATGTTACTGACGGGTATTCAGTGACTAGCAATCTGGAATTTTTGATGAGCAGCACAGCAGAAATGGCCTACTTTTTTCATGGGAGGAATATTCCCTTCTCGCTCTGCATGAATATCAGGTCTGCTGGCTTTACACCATTTACTTATCTGCCATTAGGGTCTGGCAAAGACCATCTTCAGAAGCTGCTTGATTTACTGGCAATAGCAGATTTCCATTCACCAACGATTCCTCATGAACAGCTGCTGTTTTTTTACAAACTGCATTTACCGATTGCCCCTACCATGATACATGCTGGAATCCGTACAAAAGGAGCAGATGGATATATCCAAGAATGGATTAGAGAAGGAGTTCAGGTATTCGAGCTGCAAATAGATAATGAACATGCTTTCCTGGAGCCAATGAAAATTATGTTGAAGGATGTGGCGGGCAAATGA
- a CDS encoding phosphocarrier protein HPr, with translation MVQKQFKVVAETGIHARPATMLVQAASKFDSEIHLEYKEKKVNLKSIMGVMSLGIGQGAEITIIAEGSDEQDALNTLEEALKKEGLAE, from the coding sequence ATGGTACAAAAACAATTCAAGGTTGTTGCTGAAACAGGAATTCACGCACGCCCTGCTACGATGCTTGTACAAGCTGCTAGCAAGTTCGATTCAGAAATCCACTTAGAATATAAAGAAAAAAAGGTAAACCTTAAGTCAATCATGGGTGTAATGTCATTAGGTATCGGCCAGGGAGCAGAAATCACGATCATCGCTGAAGGAAGCGACGAGCAGGATGCTCTTAACACACTAGAAGAAGCTCTTAAAAAAGAAGGTTTAGCTGAATAA
- the ptsP gene encoding phosphoenolpyruvate--protein phosphotransferase, protein MGFLQGIAASNGIAIAKAYKLVEPDFSFEKRTIDAPTDEIARFQSALQTSKAELEKIRDHAGTALGADKAAIFDAHLLVLSDPELISPIEDKIKTENVNAEHALKETADMFIGMFESMDNEYMKERAADIRDVTKRVLANLLGIQIPNPSMIAEEVVIVAEDLTPSDTAQLNRQFVKGFTTNIGGRTSHSAIMARSMEIPAVVGTKAATEEINNGDIVVVDGLKGEVHFNPTPEVLEAFKKTQEDFEKQKAEWAKLVNEKSVTADGHHVELAANIGTPKDLKGVVENGGEGVGLYRTEFLYMDRDQLPTEEEQYTAYKAVLEGMEGKPVVVRTLDIGGDKELPYLNLPKEMNPFLGFRAIRLCLEEVDIFRTQLRALLRASVHGNLKVMFPMIATLNEFREAKAMLEEEKAKLIEEGIEVAEHIELGIMVEIPSTAVLADQFAKEVDFFSIGTNDLIQYTMAADRMNQQVSYLYQPYNPSILRLVKMVIDAAHKEGKWAGMCGEMAGDETAIPILLGLGLDEFSMSASSILKARSLIRNLNKADMEKLASSVLNMSTTEEVVEAVNQAISL, encoded by the coding sequence ATGGGCTTTCTCCAGGGAATTGCCGCTTCAAACGGCATTGCGATCGCGAAAGCCTATAAGCTTGTCGAACCAGATTTTTCTTTTGAAAAAAGAACAATCGATGCTCCAACTGATGAAATTGCGCGTTTCCAGTCAGCGCTTCAGACTTCAAAAGCTGAGCTTGAAAAAATCCGTGATCATGCCGGAACGGCTTTAGGTGCTGATAAAGCAGCGATTTTTGATGCTCATCTTCTAGTATTGAGCGATCCAGAATTAATTTCACCCATTGAAGATAAAATCAAAACTGAAAATGTCAATGCGGAACATGCATTGAAAGAAACGGCTGATATGTTCATCGGCATGTTCGAGTCGATGGACAATGAATATATGAAAGAGCGTGCAGCAGATATCCGCGACGTGACGAAGCGTGTATTGGCCAACCTGTTGGGAATCCAGATCCCGAATCCTAGCATGATCGCGGAAGAAGTAGTCATCGTGGCAGAGGATTTGACTCCTTCAGATACTGCTCAATTGAATCGCCAATTTGTAAAGGGCTTTACTACGAATATTGGGGGACGCACTTCCCATTCTGCAATCATGGCACGATCAATGGAAATTCCTGCAGTGGTAGGGACCAAGGCAGCTACAGAAGAAATCAACAACGGTGATATCGTTGTTGTTGATGGATTGAAAGGTGAAGTGCACTTCAATCCGACTCCTGAAGTGCTTGAAGCCTTTAAGAAGACTCAGGAAGATTTCGAAAAACAAAAAGCTGAATGGGCTAAGCTAGTTAATGAAAAATCTGTAACAGCAGATGGCCACCACGTAGAGCTTGCTGCCAATATTGGAACGCCTAAGGATTTAAAAGGTGTAGTTGAGAATGGCGGCGAGGGAGTAGGCCTTTACCGTACAGAATTCCTTTATATGGACAGGGACCAGCTTCCTACAGAAGAGGAACAATATACAGCTTATAAGGCAGTGCTTGAAGGCATGGAAGGCAAGCCAGTCGTTGTCCGTACATTGGATATAGGCGGAGATAAAGAGCTTCCATATTTAAACCTGCCTAAAGAAATGAATCCGTTCCTTGGCTTCAGGGCAATCCGCCTTTGCCTTGAGGAAGTGGATATTTTCCGCACACAATTGCGCGCTCTTTTACGTGCCAGTGTGCATGGCAACCTGAAGGTTATGTTCCCAATGATCGCTACTCTTAATGAGTTCAGGGAAGCAAAAGCGATGCTTGAAGAAGAAAAAGCGAAGTTAATTGAGGAAGGCATCGAGGTTGCTGAGCATATCGAACTCGGCATCATGGTTGAGATTCCTTCCACTGCAGTCCTAGCAGACCAATTCGCAAAGGAAGTCGACTTCTTCAGCATCGGAACAAATGACTTGATTCAATACACAATGGCAGCGGACAGGATGAATCAGCAAGTATCATACTTGTACCAGCCATACAACCCATCAATCCTTCGCCTTGTAAAAATGGTCATTGATGCAGCTCATAAAGAAGGCAAGTGGGCTGGAATGTGCGGAGAAATGGCCGGAGACGAAACGGCGATACCAATCCTGCTTGGCCTTGGCCTTGACGAGTTCTCCATGAGTGCGTCTTCAATCCTGAAAGCACGCTCACTGATCAGGAACTTAAACAAAGCAGATATGGAAAAACTGGCTTCAAGCGTGCTGAATATGAGCACAACAGAAGAAGTGGTAGAAGCAGTAAACCAGGCAATTTCTTTGTAA
- a CDS encoding GNAT family N-acetyltransferase codes for MFYKELYVYDSNKPVKAIIRNYTKDDFDQLIQVQKESFPPPFPEELLWNAEQLTNHISLFPEGALCVEIDSRIAGSITGLVVHLENDDEDHSWAEITDNGYIRNHDPEGNTLYIVDICISPAYRKLGLGKWMMQAMYETVVQLRLERLLGGGRMPGYQIHSNVMSIDQYVDKVLEGALKDPVVSFLLRCGRTPVKPVANYLEDEESLNYGMLMEWKNPFKV; via the coding sequence ATGTTTTATAAAGAGCTATATGTTTATGACAGCAACAAACCGGTAAAAGCGATCATCCGAAACTACACAAAAGATGATTTTGACCAGTTGATCCAGGTACAGAAAGAGTCCTTCCCGCCTCCGTTTCCTGAAGAACTCTTGTGGAATGCCGAACAGCTGACCAACCATATAAGTTTATTTCCGGAAGGTGCGCTCTGTGTGGAAATCGACAGCAGGATTGCTGGTTCAATTACTGGATTGGTTGTTCATTTAGAAAATGACGACGAGGACCATTCCTGGGCTGAAATAACGGATAATGGGTATATAAGGAATCATGATCCGGAAGGCAATACCCTTTACATTGTCGACATTTGCATAAGTCCCGCTTATCGCAAGCTTGGTCTTGGAAAATGGATGATGCAAGCTATGTATGAGACGGTCGTGCAATTAAGGCTCGAAAGACTATTGGGTGGTGGCCGGATGCCAGGATATCAAATACACTCCAATGTCATGTCCATTGACCAGTATGTAGACAAGGTGCTAGAAGGTGCTTTGAAGGACCCAGTTGTTTCCTTTTTGCTGCGATGCGGACGAACACCGGTCAAACCTGTAGCAAACTATCTTGAGGATGAGGAATCCTTGAATTATGGGATGCTGATGGAATGGAAGAATCCTTTTAAAGTATAG
- a CDS encoding NAD(P)-dependent oxidoreductase, translated as MLSKEDTVIGFIGTGVMGKSMAGHLLDAGYQLTVYTRTQEKAADLLEKGAVWSDSPHDVAQKADVIFTIVGYPSDVEEVYLGEDGIIANAKPGSYLIDMTTSTPSLAQKIYEQAKEKGIHAIDAPVSGGDVGAREARLAIMAGGDDEAFLQVEPLLNILGTNIVHQGKAGAGQHTKMCNQIAIASNMIGVCEAIIYAEKAGLDPESVLKSISSGAAGSWSLSNLAPRMIDGNFEPGFYIKHFIKDMKIALDEAKRMDMEVPGLSLALSLYEQIANKGEENSGTQALYKYWKQS; from the coding sequence ATGCTGTCTAAAGAAGATACGGTAATCGGTTTTATTGGTACTGGAGTTATGGGAAAAAGTATGGCAGGCCATCTGCTAGATGCAGGTTACCAGCTAACCGTATATACACGAACACAGGAAAAGGCTGCGGATTTGCTAGAAAAGGGAGCAGTATGGTCAGATTCACCGCATGATGTAGCACAGAAGGCAGATGTGATTTTTACAATCGTTGGCTATCCTTCAGATGTGGAAGAAGTGTATCTTGGGGAAGATGGCATCATTGCCAATGCCAAGCCAGGCAGTTATTTAATTGATATGACCACTTCGACTCCGTCCCTTGCCCAAAAGATTTATGAACAGGCAAAAGAGAAAGGGATTCATGCAATTGATGCGCCTGTTTCCGGTGGGGATGTCGGTGCCCGTGAAGCAAGGCTTGCAATCATGGCAGGTGGCGATGATGAGGCTTTTCTTCAAGTAGAACCCCTGCTTAATATCCTTGGAACGAATATTGTTCACCAGGGTAAGGCTGGTGCTGGGCAGCATACGAAAATGTGTAACCAGATTGCGATTGCTTCCAATATGATCGGTGTATGCGAAGCGATTATCTATGCAGAAAAAGCTGGCCTTGATCCGGAATCCGTATTGAAGAGCATCTCTTCGGGTGCAGCAGGCAGCTGGTCGCTTTCCAACCTTGCACCAAGGATGATTGATGGCAATTTTGAGCCCGGATTTTACATCAAGCACTTTATCAAGGACATGAAAATCGCCCTGGACGAAGCGAAACGGATGGATATGGAAGTGCCAGGACTTTCTTTGGCATTGTCGTTATACGAGCAAATTGCCAACAAAGGCGAAGAAAACAGCGGTACACAGGCATTATATAAGTACTGGAAACAATCATAA
- a CDS encoding aminotransferase A: protein MEHLINNRVKNIEISGIRKFFNMVADVKDMVSLTIGQPDFPTPEHVKEAGKKAIDQNITTYTHNAGLIQLRKASADFYKKKYNVDYSADNEVIITVGASEAIDITFRTILEEGCEVIIPGPVYPGYEPIIKLCGATPVYADIRNTQFRMTAGLIESLITDKTRCIVLPYPSNPTGVSLNEEELKEIAQLLKDKEIFVLADEIYSELVYEQKHVSIAQFMKEKTIVINGLSKSHSMTGWRIGMLFAPEYLAKHILKVHQYNVTCATSISQMAALEALTAGIDDALPMKQEYASRRDYVFNRLHSMGLDVIKPDGAFYFFVKIPTSNISSFDFCMELVNEVKLAVVPGSAFSDFGEGYFRLSYAYSMNTLKEGLDRLESYLRN from the coding sequence GTGGAGCATTTAATTAACAATAGGGTGAAAAATATAGAAATCTCGGGAATCAGGAAATTCTTTAATATGGTCGCAGATGTAAAAGACATGGTTTCCTTGACCATAGGCCAGCCTGACTTTCCGACACCGGAACATGTCAAAGAAGCTGGCAAGAAAGCAATCGATCAGAACATCACTACATATACACATAACGCCGGACTAATACAGCTAAGGAAAGCTTCTGCAGATTTTTACAAAAAAAAATATAATGTTGATTATTCAGCGGATAATGAAGTCATTATTACAGTAGGCGCAAGCGAGGCTATTGACATTACTTTTAGGACCATTCTCGAAGAAGGATGTGAAGTTATCATCCCAGGTCCTGTTTACCCAGGGTATGAACCAATTATCAAACTTTGCGGTGCTACACCAGTCTATGCGGACATCAGGAATACACAATTCAGGATGACCGCAGGGTTGATCGAAAGCCTGATTACGGATAAAACGAGGTGTATCGTCCTCCCATATCCTTCAAATCCTACCGGGGTTAGTTTAAATGAGGAAGAACTGAAAGAAATAGCCCAGCTGCTTAAGGATAAGGAAATCTTTGTCCTGGCGGATGAAATCTACAGTGAGCTTGTTTATGAGCAGAAGCATGTCTCAATTGCCCAGTTCATGAAGGAAAAAACAATTGTCATTAACGGACTTTCCAAATCCCACTCGATGACTGGATGGCGAATAGGGATGCTATTTGCGCCTGAATATCTTGCGAAACATATTCTGAAAGTGCATCAATATAATGTGACGTGTGCGACTTCTATTTCACAAATGGCTGCTTTAGAGGCTTTGACAGCCGGGATTGATGACGCATTGCCAATGAAGCAGGAGTATGCTTCAAGACGGGATTATGTCTTTAACAGACTCCATTCTATGGGACTTGATGTAATCAAGCCTGATGGCGCGTTTTACTTTTTTGTCAAAATTCCAACATCCAATATATCATCATTTGATTTTTGCATGGAATTAGTAAATGAAGTAAAACTTGCTGTGGTTCCAGGAAGTGCTTTCTCTGACTTTGGAGAGGGATATTTCCGGCTTTCATATGCGTACTCGATGAATACACTAAAAGAAGGGCTCGACCGTTTGGAAAGTTATTTGCGGAATTAA
- a CDS encoding DinB family protein, whose amino-acid sequence MNLEQMKQHYTEFDVWVKSLRDITDTEWQMPLGEGKWSVAAVVAHLLFWDKYSLEERFPYFKEGAVLPSYPDFQGVNDRAREYAEKTATKDQVLDELLVIRKEYRKMLDQMDSDKLAVSFNISDNHMTVGAYLIDFIQHDLHHQKQVGTALGRTLVK is encoded by the coding sequence TTGAATCTGGAACAAATGAAACAGCATTATACAGAGTTTGATGTTTGGGTAAAATCCTTGAGAGATATTACAGATACCGAGTGGCAAATGCCTTTAGGTGAAGGTAAGTGGTCAGTTGCAGCAGTCGTTGCGCACCTGTTATTTTGGGATAAATATTCACTTGAAGAAAGGTTCCCATACTTTAAGGAAGGAGCTGTACTGCCTTCCTATCCTGATTTCCAGGGAGTCAACGACCGTGCTCGTGAATATGCGGAAAAGACAGCAACAAAAGATCAAGTGCTCGATGAACTGCTGGTGATTCGTAAAGAGTACCGAAAAATGCTTGATCAAATGGACAGTGATAAGCTGGCTGTTTCATTTAATATTTCCGATAACCACATGACGGTTGGAGCATATCTAATCGATTTTATCCAGCACGACCTTCATCATCAAAAGCAAGTAGGTACGGCATTAGGCAGGACATTGGTTAAATGA
- a CDS encoding chemotaxis protein, whose translation MNDSSILLESGTNELEIVEFGIGENKFAINVMKVKEILNPVPVVAIPNAHPFVEGIMELRGEVLPVINVAAALGLQESTNPQLDKFIVAEFNQLKTVFHVHMVTQIHRISWAQIEKPSDMYQGQESQIIGVIKLGGEMVLFLDFEKILLEINPESGIKVSDVKKLGPRERSTKRIVIAEDSAMLRKMLHDTLSEAGFQYLEFFENGQDSITYLEHLAENVDVFSESVQLVITDIEMPQMDGHHLTKRIKEHPVLGRLPVIIFSSLITNELRHKGSVVGADAQISKPEISELVLKIDELIL comes from the coding sequence ATGAATGATAGCAGTATTCTATTAGAATCAGGCACGAATGAACTGGAAATTGTCGAGTTCGGCATTGGCGAGAATAAATTCGCGATAAATGTCATGAAAGTGAAAGAAATCCTCAATCCTGTACCGGTAGTGGCAATCCCGAACGCCCATCCATTTGTTGAGGGAATTATGGAACTAAGGGGAGAAGTGCTGCCAGTCATCAATGTAGCGGCCGCGCTAGGGCTTCAGGAATCGACAAATCCACAGCTTGATAAGTTCATCGTCGCGGAATTCAATCAGCTGAAAACGGTGTTCCATGTCCATATGGTTACGCAAATCCATCGCATCTCCTGGGCTCAAATTGAGAAGCCGTCAGATATGTATCAGGGACAGGAGAGCCAAATTATCGGAGTAATCAAGCTAGGAGGAGAAATGGTACTTTTCCTGGACTTTGAAAAAATCCTTCTTGAGATCAATCCTGAGTCTGGAATCAAAGTTAGCGATGTCAAGAAACTTGGTCCCAGGGAACGTTCCACGAAAAGAATCGTCATTGCGGAAGACTCTGCAATGTTAAGGAAAATGCTTCATGATACTTTGAGCGAAGCAGGATTCCAGTACCTTGAATTCTTTGAGAATGGCCAGGATTCCATAACCTACCTTGAACACCTGGCAGAGAATGTTGATGTTTTTTCAGAGTCAGTACAGCTTGTGATCACAGACATTGAAATGCCGCAGATGGATGGACATCATCTGACAAAGAGGATAAAAGAACATCCGGTTCTCGGAAGACTTCCTGTTATCATTTTTTCATCTTTAATCACGAATGAACTACGGCATAAGGGCAGTGTCGTAGGTGCCGATGCCCAGATCAGCAAGCCAGAGATTAGTGAATTGGTCCTGAAGATAGACGAATTGATTTTATAG
- a CDS encoding YkyB family protein has translation MKGAYPLNNERNKIPPLRPTIENLSQAIFTVNRHAKTAPNPKFLYQLKHDAIKKMLREGKAKKTGLHFSNNPRNSQQQSDVLVVCGDYTFHIPPTKQDFEQLPHLGKLDQSVRNPRATISLTNAKRLLSAYTGLKESNETSGAGKTRKYAKPVFKKLGERYP, from the coding sequence ATGAAAGGAGCCTATCCATTGAATAATGAAAGGAACAAGATCCCCCCACTCCGTCCAACGATCGAGAACCTCTCACAAGCAATCTTCACTGTGAACCGTCATGCCAAGACTGCTCCAAATCCGAAATTTTTATATCAGTTAAAACATGATGCGATAAAAAAAATGCTACGGGAAGGTAAAGCTAAAAAAACTGGACTCCATTTCTCAAATAATCCGAGAAACAGCCAGCAGCAATCAGACGTACTAGTGGTTTGCGGTGATTACACATTCCACATCCCGCCGACTAAACAGGACTTCGAACAGCTTCCCCATTTAGGAAAACTCGATCAGTCAGTGAGGAATCCAAGGGCTACCATTTCATTGACCAACGCTAAAAGGTTATTGTCAGCCTACACAGGATTGAAAGAATCCAACGAGACCTCCGGAGCAGGCAAGACAAGGAAATATGCTAAACCTGTATTCAAGAAACTTGGAGAACGATACCCTTAA
- a CDS encoding L,D-transpeptidase family protein, which yields MYHIVKRGETLAVISANYRRSLQQILTANPGITNPALIYPGQRIAIPGLPDPASIPYSISVSLGSKRLTLFQSGRLIKSYPVGIGKMLTQTPVGEYVIVNREPNPGGPYGSMWLSLSKLGYGIHGTNNPASIGKAVSKGCIRMHNKDVLELARQVPNGTRVTITR from the coding sequence ATGTATCATATTGTAAAAAGAGGCGAAACGCTAGCAGTGATTTCTGCTAACTATCGCAGGTCGCTTCAACAAATCCTGACGGCCAATCCTGGTATCACAAATCCAGCACTTATCTATCCTGGCCAGCGAATCGCAATTCCGGGACTTCCCGACCCTGCTTCTATCCCCTACTCGATTTCGGTTTCATTGGGCAGCAAAAGGCTAACACTTTTTCAATCCGGCAGGCTGATAAAATCCTATCCTGTAGGCATCGGGAAAATGCTAACTCAAACCCCGGTTGGCGAATATGTGATTGTGAACAGAGAACCTAATCCCGGCGGACCATACGGCTCTATGTGGCTGTCGCTATCAAAACTCGGATATGGCATTCATGGAACAAACAACCCTGCGTCGATTGGCAAGGCCGTTTCGAAGGGATGCATCCGGATGCATAACAAAGATGTTCTTGAGTTGGCACGGCAAGTACCTAACGGAACGAGAGTCACAATCACAAGATAG